A single region of the Tachyglossus aculeatus isolate mTacAcu1 chromosome X1, mTacAcu1.pri, whole genome shotgun sequence genome encodes:
- the CKLF gene encoding chemokine-like factor isoform X1, with protein MKSRSNPPSPRPGTSATRRWNWKSFFRGGSKTASSATPATDQQPAGRLGPAWARMRDSSKEFCTSVKGLLKFLSLVLLVLALAFFITSKAHESYIAVTVLELCINLFFIVVYMLGLDKLITSLFWPLLDGINSVVTALFLLVVGVLAVLKVETISAAVFCLLATVVSIADAVLIFMKLKLNPSGSAAK; from the exons ATGAAGTCCCGATCCAACCCGCCCTCGCCCCGACCGGGCACCTCGGCCACGAGGCGATGGAACTGGAAAAGTTTCTTCAGAGGCGGCTCGAAAACGGCGAGCTCGGCGACCCCCGCCACCGACCAACAGCCCGCGGGTCGCCTCGGGCCGGCGTGGGCGAGGATGCGGGACAGCAGCAAAGAGTTCTGCACCTCCGTCAAGGGCCTCCTGAAGTTCTTGAGTCTG GTTTTGCTCGTGTTGGCGCTAGCCTTTTTTATCACCTCAAAAGCCCACGAGTCGTACATAGCAGTCACAGTGTTGGAGCTGTGCATCAACCTTTTTTTCATTGTAGTTTATATGCTAGGACTTGACAAGCTGATAACATCTTTATTTTGGCCTTTACTG GATGGTATCAATTCTGTGGTTACAGCACTGTTCCTTTTGGTTGTGGGCGTGTTGGCAGTGCTCAAAGTAGAAACCATATCTGCAGCG GTCTTTTGTCTTCTGGCAACAGTTGTTTCCATTGCAGATGCTGTACTTATTTTCATGAAGCTTAAACTTAATCCAAGTGGATCTGCTGCAAAATAA
- the CKLF gene encoding chemokine-like factor isoform X2 — MKSRSNPPSPRPGTSATRRWNWKSFFRGGSKTASSATPATDQQPAGRLGPAWARMRDSSKEFCTSVKGLLKFLSLVLLVLALAFFITSKAHESYIAVTVLELCINLFFIVVYMLGLDKLITSLFWPLLVFCLLATVVSIADAVLIFMKLKLNPSGSAAK, encoded by the exons ATGAAGTCCCGATCCAACCCGCCCTCGCCCCGACCGGGCACCTCGGCCACGAGGCGATGGAACTGGAAAAGTTTCTTCAGAGGCGGCTCGAAAACGGCGAGCTCGGCGACCCCCGCCACCGACCAACAGCCCGCGGGTCGCCTCGGGCCGGCGTGGGCGAGGATGCGGGACAGCAGCAAAGAGTTCTGCACCTCCGTCAAGGGCCTCCTGAAGTTCTTGAGTCTG GTTTTGCTCGTGTTGGCGCTAGCCTTTTTTATCACCTCAAAAGCCCACGAGTCGTACATAGCAGTCACAGTGTTGGAGCTGTGCATCAACCTTTTTTTCATTGTAGTTTATATGCTAGGACTTGACAAGCTGATAACATCTTTATTTTGGCCTTTACTG GTCTTTTGTCTTCTGGCAACAGTTGTTTCCATTGCAGATGCTGTACTTATTTTCATGAAGCTTAAACTTAATCCAAGTGGATCTGCTGCAAAATAA